The Phyllopteryx taeniolatus isolate TA_2022b chromosome 14, UOR_Ptae_1.2, whole genome shotgun sequence genome has a window encoding:
- the LOC133489556 gene encoding CYFIP-related Rac1 interactor B-like isoform X1 — protein MKRTCFVCATMGNLIKVLSRDIDNNAGNFFLDFENAEASWSEKEVWEKVNEVLKEARVILDELQAYAGAGEDIRLAIQSPSEEGVQERAWSAVLPLVAKLKRFYEFSHKLEVSLRCLLDIFTSPEAPPTQQLENKQALARQFALILHFTLRFDELKMTIPAIQNDFSYYRRTISRMRINNLCGDADTEVNNELANRMSLFYASATPMLKTLSDATIKFVSDNPEIPVENTTDCLSTMAGVCKVMLETPEYRSRFTSDETLLFCLRVMVGVIILYDHVHPAGAFVKTSNIDMKGCIRVLREQPASSVEGLLDALRYTTKHLNDEATPKHIRNMLSNN, from the exons ATGAAAAGGACTT gttTTGTATGTGCCACAATGGGGAACTTGATCAAAGTGCTGAgcagagacattgacaacaaCGCCGGAAACTTCTTCTTGGACTTTGAGA atGCGGAGGCGTCGTGGtcggagaaggaagtctgggagAAGGTGAACGAGGTGCTGAAGGAGGCTCGGGTCATCCTGGACGAGCTGCAGGCGTACGCGGGAGCCGGAGAGGACATCCGACTG GCCATCCAGAGTCCGAGCGAGGAGGGCGTTCAGGAGAGGGCCTGGTCCGCCGTCCTTCCTCTGGTCGCCAAACTCAAACGCTTCTACGAGTTCTCCCACAAGCTCG AGGTGAGTCTGAGGTGTCTGCTGGACATCTTCACCAGTCCCGAAGCTCCGCCCACTCAGCAGCTGGAAAACAAGCAGGCGCTCGCCAGGCAGTTTGCGCTCATCCTGCACTTCACGCTGCGCTTCGACGAGCTCAAG ATGACCATCCCAGCCATCCAGAATGACTTCAGTTACTACAGGCGCACAATCAGTCGCATGCGAATCAACAACTTGTGT GGTGACGCGGACACGGAGGTGAACAACGAGCTGGCCAATCGCATGTCTCTGTTCTACGCTAGTGCCACGCCCATGTTGAAGACGCTCAGCGACGCCACCATCAAGTTTGTCTCTGAT AATCCCGAGATCCCCGTGGAGAACACCACCGACTGTCTGAGCACCATGGCCGGCGTGTGCAAAGTCATGCTGGAAACACC GGAGTACAGAAGTCGTTTCACCAGTGACGAGACGTTGCTGTTTTGTCTGCGCGTGATGGTGGGCGTCATCATCCTCTACGACCACGTGCACCCGGCGGGAGCCTTCGTCAAGACCTCCAACATCGAC ATGAAAGGGTGCATTCGGGTGCTCCGGGAGCAGCCGGCGAGCAGCGTGGAAGGTCTCCTGGACGCGCTCAG GTACACCACTAAGCACCTGAACGACGAGGCCACGCCCAAACACATCAGGAACATGCTGAGCAACAACTGA
- the LOC133489556 gene encoding CYFIP-related Rac1 interactor B-like isoform X2 — protein MGNLIKVLSRDIDNNAGNFFLDFENAEASWSEKEVWEKVNEVLKEARVILDELQAYAGAGEDIRLAIQSPSEEGVQERAWSAVLPLVAKLKRFYEFSHKLEVSLRCLLDIFTSPEAPPTQQLENKQALARQFALILHFTLRFDELKMTIPAIQNDFSYYRRTISRMRINNLCGDADTEVNNELANRMSLFYASATPMLKTLSDATIKFVSDNPEIPVENTTDCLSTMAGVCKVMLETPEYRSRFTSDETLLFCLRVMVGVIILYDHVHPAGAFVKTSNIDMKGCIRVLREQPASSVEGLLDALRYTTKHLNDEATPKHIRNMLSNN, from the exons ATGGGGAACTTGATCAAAGTGCTGAgcagagacattgacaacaaCGCCGGAAACTTCTTCTTGGACTTTGAGA atGCGGAGGCGTCGTGGtcggagaaggaagtctgggagAAGGTGAACGAGGTGCTGAAGGAGGCTCGGGTCATCCTGGACGAGCTGCAGGCGTACGCGGGAGCCGGAGAGGACATCCGACTG GCCATCCAGAGTCCGAGCGAGGAGGGCGTTCAGGAGAGGGCCTGGTCCGCCGTCCTTCCTCTGGTCGCCAAACTCAAACGCTTCTACGAGTTCTCCCACAAGCTCG AGGTGAGTCTGAGGTGTCTGCTGGACATCTTCACCAGTCCCGAAGCTCCGCCCACTCAGCAGCTGGAAAACAAGCAGGCGCTCGCCAGGCAGTTTGCGCTCATCCTGCACTTCACGCTGCGCTTCGACGAGCTCAAG ATGACCATCCCAGCCATCCAGAATGACTTCAGTTACTACAGGCGCACAATCAGTCGCATGCGAATCAACAACTTGTGT GGTGACGCGGACACGGAGGTGAACAACGAGCTGGCCAATCGCATGTCTCTGTTCTACGCTAGTGCCACGCCCATGTTGAAGACGCTCAGCGACGCCACCATCAAGTTTGTCTCTGAT AATCCCGAGATCCCCGTGGAGAACACCACCGACTGTCTGAGCACCATGGCCGGCGTGTGCAAAGTCATGCTGGAAACACC GGAGTACAGAAGTCGTTTCACCAGTGACGAGACGTTGCTGTTTTGTCTGCGCGTGATGGTGGGCGTCATCATCCTCTACGACCACGTGCACCCGGCGGGAGCCTTCGTCAAGACCTCCAACATCGAC ATGAAAGGGTGCATTCGGGTGCTCCGGGAGCAGCCGGCGAGCAGCGTGGAAGGTCTCCTGGACGCGCTCAG GTACACCACTAAGCACCTGAACGACGAGGCCACGCCCAAACACATCAGGAACATGCTGAGCAACAACTGA
- the vcpip1 gene encoding deubiquitinating protein VCPIP1, which produces MSLQQSSKRKDKRILSATCPDPKCQASLFFPAHGSVSIECTECGQRHEQKNLLNVQEVTDPDVVLHNLLRNALLGVTGAPKKGTELVKVMGLSNYHCKLLSPVLTRYGMDKQSGKAKLLRDMNQGEMFDCSLLGDRAFLIEPDHVSTVGYGKDRSGSLLYLHDTLDEIKRGNANRECLIPVHVDGDGHCLVHAVSRALVGRELFWHALRENLKQNFKQNLDRYKALFQDFIDAAEWEDIINECDPLFVPPEGVPLGLRNIHIFGLANVLHRPIILLDSLSGMRSSGDYSATFLPGLVAEERCRAKDDQLNKPICIAWSSSGRNHYIPLVGIKNTALPRLPAHLLPKAWGVPQQLIRKYIKLEADGGCVIGGDRSLQDKYVMRLVGAMEEVFMEKHGIHPALVADMHQWVYRRTGVIGIQPEEVTEAAKKSVTENRLHRCLICGALSELHVPPDWLVPGGKLYDLAESTHGRLRPDKNYSFPLNNVVCSYDPRSDALLPDYKLSSLNTCNWCHGTSVRHIRGDGLVVYLDGDRTNARSQGGKCGCGFKHFWEGKEYDNLPEAFPITLEWGGRLVRETVHWFQYEGDPALNSNVYDVATKLVTKHFPGEFGSEILVQKVVNTILRHTAKKNPDEYNPVSVDGAHVRRLAGAAAEGPPDPPPQDPPSKIILTGPKAKTLHKEELTMSRAERSLQQSISEQASVSQRRRAEPVKPDPEERSPETSAPATPAKSSVAPAPSGGEKKIRVSTGDGRTATLTLGPRASYSELRGSIAEHFGVAPARQRIRYGFPPKELPPPAAGREEEPVALRHGDRVTLEILRGAEDQGPPALGPAARPPPRPAGSEDEVSSAGMSERDLQDSIDLEMSSLCLLATLMGEDVWSYAKKLPHLFQLGGVFYNIVKKDMGLMNGKHCTLPHLTGRTFVYNAAEARVELCVDAAGHFEVRADVEERVKEALARLRSDASGGGSREGSPAHGALRLGGGGVVRKKEQLHAVQAFQGKGHSLGSRGASPPPPPDRRPITRQHSSGVDLSASVSRGPPDPSDIPEDAGRELVRVAPGFVTMKDGGSLDPALMEQQRRKLQEMVSSIQASMERHLRRRPAAGGRTIGAREAAAGKTEDEDEMESQDGEQGEPMDHS; this is translated from the exons ATGTCGCTGCAGCAGAGCTCCAAGAGGAAAGACAAGCGCATTCTGTCGGCCACCTGCCCGGACCCCAAGTGTCAGGCGAGCCTGTTCTTCCCGGCTCACGGCTCCGTTAGCATCGAGTGCACCGAGTGCGGCCAGCGGCACGAGCAGAAGAACCTTCTCAATGTCCAGGAGGTAACCGATCCAGATGTGGTGCTCCACAACCTGCTCAGGAACGCCCTGCTGGGCGTCACCGGCGCCCCCAAGAAAGGCACCGAGTTGGTCAAGGTGATGGGGCTGTCCAACTACCACTGCAAGCTGCTCTCGCCGGTTCTGACCCGCTACGGCATGGACAAGCAGAGCGGCAAAGCCAAGCTGCTGAGAGACATGAACCAGGGCGAGATGTTCGACTGCTCGCTGCTGGGCGACCGCGCCTTCCTCATCGAGCCGGACCACGTGTCCACCGTGGGCTACGGCAAGGACCGCTCCGGAAGCCTGCTCTACCTCCACGACACCCTGGACGAGATCAAGCGGGGCAACGCAAACCGGGAGTGTCTCATTCCCGTCCACGTGGACGGAGACGGACACTGCCTGGTGCACGCCGTGTCGCGGGCGCTGGTAGGCCGGGAACTCTTCTGGCACGCCCTGCGGGAGAACCTCAAGCAGAACTTCAAGCAGAACCTGGACCGCTACAAGGCCCTCTTCCAGGACTTCATCGACGCCGCGGAGTGGGAGGACATCATCAACGAGTGCGACCCGCTGTTCGTCCCGCCCGAAGGCGTCCCGCTGGGACTGCGCAACATCCACATTTTCGGGCTGGCCAACGTCCTGCACCGACCCATCATCCTGCTGGACTCGCTGAGCGGCATGAGGAGCTCCGGAGATTACTCGGCAACCTTCCTGCCGGGCCTGGTGGCCGAGGAGCGGTGCCGCGCCAAAGACGACCAGCTCAACAAGCCCATTTGCATCGCCTGGAGCAGCTCCGGCCGCAACCACTACATACCGCTCGTGGGCATCAAGAACACGGCGCTGCCCAGGCTCCCTGCCCACCTGCTCCCCAAGGCCTGGGGGGTCCCGCAGCAGCTCATCAGGAAGTACATCAAGCTGGAGGCGGACGGCGGCTGCGTGATCGGCGGCGACCGCAGCCTGCAGGACAAGTATGTCATGCGACTGGTGGGCGCCATGGAGGAAGTGTTCATGGAGAAGCACGGCATCCACCCGGCGCTGGTGGCCGACATGCACCAGTGGGTCTACCGCCGCACCGGCGTCATCGGCATCCAGCCCGAGGAGGTGACCGAGGCGGCCAAGAAGTCTGTGACGGAGAACCGCCTGCACCGCTGCCTGATCTGCGGCGCCCTCTCAGAGCTCCACGTTCCGCCCGACTGGCTGGTGCCGGGCGGCAAGCTCTACGACCTGGCCGAGTCCACGCACGGCCGGCTGCGGCCTGACAAGAACTACAGCTTCCCGCTCAACAACGTGGTGTGCTCTTATGACCCGCGCAGCGACGCCCTCCTGCCCGACTACAAGCTCAGCTCGCTCAACACGTGCAACTGGTGCCACGGCACCTCGGTGCGCCACATCCGGGGCGACGGCCTGGTGGTCTATCTGGACGGGGACCGGACCAACGCGCGCTCGCAGGGAGGCAAGTGCGGCTGCGGCTTTAAGCACTTCTGGGAGGGGAAGGAGTACGACAACCTCCCGGAGGCCTTCCCCATCACGCTGGAGTGGGGCGGCCGGCTGGTCCGGGAGACGGTGCACTGGTTCCAGTACGAGGGCGACCCGGCGCTCAACAGCAACGTGTACGACGTGGCCACCAAGCTGGTCACCAAGCACTTCCCGGGCGAGTTCGGCAGTGAGATCCTGGTGCAGAAGGTGGTCAACACCATCCTGCGTCACACCGCCAAGAAGAACCCGGACGAGTACAACCCTGTGTCGGTGGACGGCGCCCACGTCCGGCGCCTGGCCGGCGCCGCCGCCGAGGGACCGCCCGACCCGCCGCCGCAGGACCCGCCCTCCAAAATCATCCTGACGGGGCCCAAGGCCAAGACGCTGCACAAGGAGGAGCTGACCATGAGCCGGGCCGAGCGCAGCCTCCAGCAGAGCATCAGCGAGCAGGCGTCGGTCTCGCAGCGACGCCGCGCCGAGCCTGTCAAGCCGGACCCCGAGGAGCGCTCCCCTGAGACTTCGGCGCCGGCCACCCCTGCCAAGTCTTCGGTCGCTCCGGCGCCGTCCGGCGGGGAGAAGAAGATCCGCGTGAGCACCGGCGACGGCAGGACGGCCACGCTAACCCTGGGGCCCCGCGCCTCCTACTCGGAGCTTCGCGGCAGCATCGCTGAGCACTTCGGGGTGGCGCCGGCCCGGCAGCGCATCCGCTACGGCTTCCCGCCCAAGGAGCTGCCGCCGCCCGCCGCCGGCCGGGAGGAGGAGCCGGTGGCGCTGCGGCACGGCGACCGGGTCACACTGGAGATCCTGAGGGGCGCCGAGGACCAGGGCCCGCCCGCCCTCGGACCCGCGGCCCGACCACCTCCCCGGCCCGCCGGGAGCGAGGACGAGGTCTCCTCGGCCGGGATGAGCGAGCGAGACCTTCAGGACAGCATCGACCTTGAGATGTCCTCACTCTGCCTGCTGGCGACCTTGATGG GCGAGGACGTGTGGTCGTACGCCAAGAAGCTGCCGCACTTGTTCCAGCTGGGCGGAGTCTTCTACAACATCGTTAAGAAGGACATGG gtcTGATGAACGGGAAGCACTGCACGCTGCCCCACCTGACGGGGCGCACCTTCGTGTACAACGCGGCGGAGGCGCGCGTGGAGCTGTGCGTGGACGCCGCCGGCCACTTCGAGGTGCGCGCCGACGTGGAGGAGCGCGTGAAGGAGGCGCTGGCGCGGCTGCGCTCGGACGCCTCCGGGGGGGGCAGCAGGGAGGGCAGCCCGGCGCatggtgccctgcgactgggcggcggcggcgtggtGCGCAAAAAGGAGCAGCTGCACGCTGTCCAGGCCTTCCAGGGAAAAGGCCACTCGCTGGGCAGCCGCGGCGCCtcccccccgccgccgccggaCCGCCGGCCCATCACACGCCAGCATAGCAGCGGCGTGGACCTCAGCGCCAGCGTGTCCCGCGGGCCCCCCGACCCGTCGGACATCCCCGAGGACGCCGGCCGGGAGCTGGTGCGCGTGGCCCCGGGCTTCGTGACGATGAAGGACGGCGGCAGCCTGGACCCCGCCCTCATGGAGCAGCAGCGCCGCAAACTCCAGGAAATGGTCTCCTCCATCCAAGCCTCCATGGAGCGCCACCTGCGCCGCCGACCCGCAGCCGGGGGACGGACGATCGGTGCGCGGGAAGCCGCCGCCGGGAAGacggaggacgaggacgagatGGAGAGCCAGGATGGAGAGCAGGGTGAACCCATGGACCACTCCTGA
- the proca gene encoding vitamin K-dependent protein C — MRRRRPAVCACLTLAMWAASALSLSVFSRTPDAHMLLRSRRANSFLEELKQPSMERECMEETCDFEEAREIFKVREATLEFWTVYRDGNQCESNQCVHGRCVDMLQAYVCSCNHGYEGKYCDHARSATNCSVNNGDCEHECTESADGPRRTCGCVGGYKLHDDAKKCVPKGPSSCGQLLIGRSSYTGPVDGLMPWMVGGEVGKKGESPWQVLLQNAKGRFHCGGVLIDRSWVLTAAHCLDNNLRFRVRLGDYERFRDEGTEVMLKVSRAFPHPDYDSATVDNDIALLRLENPAPLSEYILPACLPGRGLAERVLHRNGTQTVVTGWGKESMESQHFSSALNVIRVPLVSRDVCAAQMSHNISRNVLCGGILGQSADACEGDSGGPMVTRHAGTWFLVGLVSWGEGCGRHDKLGIYTKVSNYNEWIDAVRQDWDKSAHPPEP; from the exons atgcgccgccgccgcccggcCGTCTGCGCGTGCCTGACGCTCGCCATGTGGGCGGCGTCCGCCCTCAGCCTATCAG TGTTCTCGCGGACGCCGGACGCTCACATGCTGCTGCGCTCGCGCCGCGCCAACTCCTTCCTGGAGGAGCTCAAGCAGCCGTCCATGGAGCGAGAGTGCATGGAGGAGACGTGCGACTTCGAGGAGGCGCGCGAGATCTTCAAGGTCCGAGAGGCCACG CTGGAGTTCTGGACGGTGTACAGAG ACGGGAACCAGTGTGAATCCAATCAGTGTGTCCACGGGAGGTGCGTGGACATGCTGCAGGCTTACGTGTGCAGCTGTAACCACGGATACGAGGGGAAGTACTGCGACCACG CTCGATCGGCGACCAACTGCAGCGTGAACAACGGCGACTGCGAGCACGAATGCACGGAGAGCGCGGACGGCCCGAGGCGGACGTGCGGCTGCGTCGGCGGCTACAAACTGCACGACGACGCCAAGAAGTGCGTCCCCAAAG GGCCGTCGTCTTGCGGGCAGCTGCTGATCGGTCGCTCGTCCTACACCGGGCCCGTGGACGGCCTCATGCCCTGGATGGTGGGCGGGGAGGTGGGCAAGAAGGGCGAGAGTCCCTGGCAG GTCCTGCTGCAGAACGCCAAAGGCCGCTTCCACTGCGGCGGCGTTCTGATCGACAGGAGCTGGGTGCTGACGGCCGCCCACTGCCTGGACAACAACCTGCGCTTCCGAGTCCGACTGG GCGACTACGAGCGTTTCCGCGACGAGGGCACCGAGGTGATGCTGAAAGTCAGCAGGGCCTTCCCCCACCCCGACTACGACAGCGCCACGGTGGACAACGACATCGCCCTCCTGCGCCTGGAGAACCCGGCGCCCCTCTCCGAGTACATCCTGCCGGCGTGCCTGCCGGGCCGCGGCCTGGCCGAGCGGGTCCTCCACCGCAACGGGACCCAGACGGTGGTGACGGGCTGGGGCAAGGAAAGCATGGAAAGTCAGCACTTCAGCTCGGCGCTCAACGTGATCCGGGTGCCGCTGGTCAGCCGGGACGTGTGCGCCGCCCAAATGTCGCACAACATCTCACGCAACGTGCTGTGCGGCGGCATCCTGGGCCAGAGCGCGGACGCCTGCGAGGGCGACAGCGGCGGCCCCATGGTGACGCGGCACGCCGGCACCTGGTTCCTGGTGGGCCTGGTGTCGTGGGGCGAGGGCTGCGGCCGCCACGACAAGCTGGGCATCTACACCAAAGTGTCCAACTACAACGAGTGGATCGACGCCGTGCGCCAGGACTGGGACAAGAGCGCGCACCCGCCGGAACCCTGA